CACATGGACAACATCTTCGACTCTATGATCTGCATCTCCCTGGTGGCCTCCATCTGCAACCTCCTGGCCATCGCCGTGGACAGGTACGTCACCATCTTCTATGCCCTCCGTTACCACAGCATCATGACGGTTAGGAAAGCCCTCTCCTTGATCGTGGCCATCTGGGTCTGCTGTGGCATCTGCGGCGTGATGTTCATCGTCTACTCCGAGAGCAAGATGGTCATCGTGTGCCTCATCACCATGTTCTTCGCCATGGTGCTGCTCATGGGCACCCTGTACATCCACATGTTCCTCTTCGCCAGGCTGCACGTCCAGCGCATCGCGGCACTGCCACCTGCTGACGGGGTAGCCCCGCAGCAGCACTCGTGCATGAAGGGGGCCGTCACCATCACCATCCTGCTGGGGGTTTTCATCTTCTGCTGGGCGCCTTTCTTCCTCCACCTGGTCCTCATCATCACCTGCCCCACCAACCCCTACTGCATCTGCTACACGGCGCACTTCAACACCTACCTGGTTCTCATCATGTGCAACTCTGTCATCGACCCCCTTATCTACGCCTTCCGCAGCCTGGAGCTGCGGAACACCTTCAAGGAGATTCTCTGCGGTTGCAATGGCATGAACGTGGGCTAGGACCCCCGTGGAGGTGTTCCACGGCTAGCCAAGAGAGAAAAGCAATGCTCAGGTGAGACACAGAGGGTGTTTGGAGCTGGAACTGTGCTTGGCTTCATCTGTAAGCTGGTGACCCATTGCAAATGGGGACATGGGGTAGAATGGGCTGCCTGTGAGGATCTGTGTGTGGGTAGGTCAGAGTGTGATCCACCACATAACCTGGAAGAATCAGGCAAGGCAGCCCTGAGTGTCATCTGTGCTCATTGCTAGGCGCCCAGGGCTGTGGCTCCTGCCTGTTCTTTTGCTTTATATACCAGTAACTCTGTGCTTCAAGCCATCCAGACGGGAGGGCTCTCGTGAACAGACCGCTCAGACCTCCGGCAAGCATCCCGGCTCACAGCAGCCAGCCCCAGCTCCCTGCCTGCTACATGGAGAGCTTTGCACATATTCTGTGGGAGAGTGAGTGAAGCTGTGAAAAAACGATGTGATGTTCGCTGCTCCCTTCCAGGATTCGCATCCGTGCCAGCCTCCCCGAACTCCTGCATGGAGATGTGACCCCCTTCTCTCTGTGCCGTTGTCATGCTTGTTACTGTTGTTAGGGTTTCGTTCATTAAATCTAAGCTTCAAAACCTAATGTAGCAACGTGCTCTAGTCAATGAGAGGTCCTAGTATCCTGGCCAATTCAGGTAGATGTTActcttttgaaaacaaaaacaaacaaataaaaaaaaaggtcttGTAATGTTGCTTCTCTGCCTTTTAAAGGCGAGGAAACAGCAGGCAGGAGGGTGTGTGTTTCACTAGAAACTGCTTTCCTGTCACTGGAGATTGTTCGAGCAGCTGGAACTGCCTCTTGCTCCATTCCTTACTTACTCCCAAGCTCCCTTCCCGCCCCTGGTAAGTGTGTTCTATCAAGTGGTTATTTTAACATCGTTTATAAGAGAGGCTGTCTTGGCTGTTGCTTCTTTTTCTAGATGTGGTGTTAAAGTCAAATGACCCTGTCAGGGCAACGTCTGTACCTTGTCAAGTAAAGCAGTCACTCCCACCACCACAGGACAAGATTTTCCAGCTTGCTGTATGACAATGCTGTGTGCTGCCGGCAACTGCCAGCTCCCTTCTTGCCCTAGACAACTTCAGCTACAGATATCTCCCTTGTTCTGTGTTTTCCTGCTCTTGCATTCATGAGGCAGAGGGACTGTGCTTGAATTTCTCCTGCTAACATGATAGTAAACACCATTTGTCTCCTGCTGTAATCGTGATgcttggggggcgggggggggataAAGGCTTTGGTTCCCGTGACCACGAACACATATGAGGTTGTGGCGCACCTCCCCGAGTCGTTCTGTGCCTCCCACATACAGACACGGCACAGGATGCATGCAAATGGCTGGAGAGGTGAAGCGGTGGTTAAGAGCGTTGGATCTTAGCATAAGGCTggggttccattcccaggaccCCCAccctggctcacaaccatttgtaactccagttccaggtctgACACACTTCTccggcctctgagggcactgcatgcatttggtgtacagacatacattcagacagaggacccacatacataaaataaagataaataagccTTAAAAGTAATACGGGTAAGGAAGCAGTGTTTGCTAATGCACTTTTTTTCCCAAACAAAATGCTCCCATTTAGTTTTCCAAAGTACAAGGTTTCTGGATCCTCGGCTACTGACAATCCTCACCGTTtcaattaaaacactaaatagaaGGAAGTACGGGTAGCTAGCCGGGAAGCAAATACAGAAAATGGAAAATCATAACACGGGTCACCTATAGGAATCAAAATGACCTTGCTCTGAGAAAACGAGAGAGAAATCACTTCTGTTTCTGTACTGCTTGTCACGTTGCCTCATCTTTGCCTGTCAGCAAATCTATAAGTGGTGCCGCTTTGGGTGATCTCGTGCGTCCCGGGGGTCCTGAAGGACTGTGAGGACCCCCGGAGAGCCCCATAGGGTGCGTCCTGTATCCCGATGCTGACATCTCTTGGCACCAACAGGTTGCTGTCGACAGACTTCCAGAATCGAACCAGACCCACTTCTTCCTGTGAGCATCAGCTCCCAGGGGTTCAATCAGACAAAAGCACCCCAAGAACTACCCAACTTCTACCTCAGGTACACACT
This Rattus norvegicus strain BN/NHsdMcwi chromosome 3, GRCr8, whole genome shotgun sequence DNA region includes the following protein-coding sequences:
- the Mc3r gene encoding melanocortin receptor 3 — translated: MNSSCCPSSSYPTLPNLSQHPAAPSASNRSGSGFCEQVFIKPEVFLALGIVSLMENILVILAVVRNGNLHSPMYFFLCSLAAADMLVSLSNSLETIMIVVINSDSLTLEDQFIQHMDNIFDSMICISLVASICNLLAIAVDRYVTIFYALRYHSIMTVRKALSLIVAIWVCCGICGVMFIVYSESKMVIVCLITMFFAMVLLMGTLYIHMFLFARLHVQRIAALPPADGVAPQQHSCMKGAVTITILLGVFIFCWAPFFLHLVLIITCPTNPYCICYTAHFNTYLVLIMCNSVIDPLIYAFRSLELRNTFKEILCGCNGMNVG